In the Thermoanaerobacterales bacterium genome, AATACCGGGACAATGTGGCGATATCGTATTGAGACCCCACCGGTTTATGCTGCAGGACGCCCGTCCCGCCCTCGTAGTCCCGTTCCAGGTAGGTGAGTTTTTCCAGGGGGTCAACGAGGCCCGCCGCTACTTGTTCATAAAGGTAGAGGTTCATCGGGAGTTTAAAGGTGCTCGCCGCGTGAAAGACCTCGAGGTGGTTGATGCCGAGGCCGGCCCCCGTTTTGAGGTCGACCAGGCAGATGCCGTAGGTGCCCTGCTCGCCAGCCAGTAAGCTGGTCAGTTGGTCAACAAGCGGGGCGTACCGGCCGTTGTTCTCCAAAGCGTCGATCCCGGCCGCCCGCGCCTGCGGGGTAAACGCAAGCATACAGCAAAGTGTCACCACCAGGATGCTCGCCTTCCAAACCGCTTTCTTTCCGCTCATAGCGTTCTCCCTAGTATTCTATTCCCTTCTGGGCTTTGATGCCATGCGTGTAGTGGTGCTTGACCTCCCGCATCTCGGTCACCAGGTCGGCGCGGGTGACGACCGTTTCCGGGGCGCCGCGCCCGGTGAGAGCCAGGTGTAAGGATGGGGAACGGGCGTCCAGGATGGCGTGCAGGTCTTCCTCGGCCAGGAGACCCAGGCTGAGGGCGACGAAGATTTCATCCAGCACTACGAGGTCCCATTCCCCGCCCGCCACGGCCTCACGTGCGACGGTGAGGGCCTGGCGTGCGGCCTCCCGGTGGGGGCGCAGCTCATCCTCCCCTCGGCCGCGGACGAACCCGAGGCCCAGCGGCCGGATCTCGAAGCCTTCCAGGCGCCGGACCGCCTCGCGCTCCCCGGCCGGCCAGGACGGGCTCTTCAGGAACTGCAGGACCAGCACGCGCATTCCCTGCCCCCAGGCGCGCAGGCCCAGGCCCAGGGCGGCCGTCGTCTTGCCCTTCCCGTCCCCGGTGAAGACCATCACCAGGCCGCGGCGAACCGAGTCTTTAGGCTTGCTCATGTCCAACCCCCGCTATCGTGGGGGTGGGGGGTCTTCACCTGAGCGACTTGCGGAGCTTCGGTAACCGTTCTTAGCGAAGGTGAGTTAAGCGTGGCCCCGACGAGGACCGTGAGCGGGCGCTTCCGCTGTTCATTTCCGCAGAGGTACGGTTTTCTTCCAAACCTGCTTCTCAGGAACCCGGGCGGGCGCGGAGGCCCGCCCCTAATGAAAAACTGCGCCCGCGAATCAATCCGCAGGAGGGTCAGCCACGCTCCGATCCAGCACTCAACCTACACCCTTTGTTACGGAACCGTGCCTAAGGGTTGGGTCTTGCACGAGATCAGGTTGAGTGCTGGACGCAGCGAAGCACCGGAGCGCAAGGGGAAGCCCCCCACCCCAGATTACTTTTCTCGAAACGCGAACAGCGCCGGCCGTCAGCCGAGCCCGCCTCAACTAAACCCGAACAACGCCCGCGCGTTGGCCGTGGTCCGCGCGGCCAGCTCGTCGAGCGTCATTCCCCGCAGCTCCGCCACCGCCCGCGCCGTGTAAACGACGAAAGCCGGCTCATTGCGCCGCCCGCGCTTCGGCACCGGGGCCAGGTACGGGCAGTCGGTCTCCACCAGCAGGCGGTCGAGCGGCACCGAGGCCGCCACCTGCCGCAGGGCCTCGCTCCGGGGGAAGGTGATAACCCCGGCGAAGGAGATGTGGTAACCGAGATCCAGGCATTCCCCGGCCATCGCCCGGTCACCCGAGAAACAGTGCATCACGCCGCGGCCATGCCCGGCCTCCCGGAGGATAGCCAGGGTGTCTTCCCCGGCCTCCCGGGAATGCACGATTACGGGCCGGCCGAGTTCGTGCGCCAGTTCCATCTGGGCCTGGAAAACCTCGCGCTGCACGGGGCGCGGGGAGAAGTCGTAGTGGTAGTCCAGGCCGATCTCGCCGACGGCCACCACCTTCGGGTGCCGCGCCAGGTCGGCCACCCGGGACAGGTAGTCCTTGGGCGCGGCGGCCGCCTCGTGGGGGTGGACGCCGACGGCGGCCCAGATGAAGGGAAAGCGTTCGGCGAGGGCGACGGAGGCGGACGCGGAAGACAGGCCGGAGGCCACGGTGAGGATCGTGGTCACCCCCGCCTCTTGGGCGCGGCGAACCACCTCGTGGAGGTCCGGCGCGAACTTCTTGTCGTCCAGGTGGGCGTGGGTGTCGGTAAGCATTACTCCTTCGTCTCGAGCCGCGGGAAGAGCGGCACCCCGCGGTTTTGGCGCGTCCCGGCCGGGGTCTTCCCCCAGACCAGGGAGTCCCAGGTGTGCAGGTCGGCCCGCTCGGAAAGCCCGAGCTGCGCCCAGGCGCGGGGCGCGAAGCCGGGCATGAACGGCGTCAGCAGCACCGTAATGAACCGGTAGGCCTCGGCCAGGTTGTACAGGACGGTGACGAGCCGCTCCCGTTTCGCCGGGTCCTTCGCCAGGCTCCAGGGCGACGTTTCCTCGATGTACTTGTTGGCGCGGGAGACCAGCTTCCAGGCCGCCGTCAGGGCATTGGCGAGCTCCAGGTTGTCGACCAGCCGGGCGACCTCGCCCGGGGCCTGCAGGGCGGTGCCGATCAGGTCCTCGTCCAGCGGGTCGTCGCCCCGGACCGGGGCCTCGAGCACCCCGCCCAGGTACTTGTTGATCATGGCCGTGGTGCGGCTTAAGAGGTTGCCCAGGTCGTTGGCCAGGTCGATGTTGATGCGGTTCCGCAGGGCCTCCTCGCTGTAGTAGGCGTCGGCACCGAAGGGCATCTCGCGCAGGAGGTAGTAGCGGATGGCGTCCACGCCGTACTTGTCGATGAGCACCAGGGGGTCGATGACGTTCCCTTTGGACTTGGACATCTTGCCGCCCTCGAGGAGCAGCCAGCCGTGGCCGACGACCCGCTTCGGGAGCGGGATGCCGGCGGCCATCAGGATGATCGGCCAAATGATGCAGTGGAAGCGGACGATGTCCTTGCCGACCAGGTGCACGTCGGCCGGCCAGAAGCGCCGGTAAAGGCTGTCGTCCTCGCTCCCGTAGTCGAGGGCCGAGATGTAGTTCGTCAGGGCGTCGACCCAGACGTAGACGACGTGCTTGGGGTCGAAGGGCACCGGGATGCCCCAGTCGAAGGTGGTGCGGGAGACACAGAGGTCCTCCAGGCCCATCCTGACGAAGCTCACGACCTCGTTGCGCCGGGTGACGGGCTGGATGAAGTCGGGGTGCTCCTCGATGTAGGCCAGCAGGCGGTCGGCGTACCTGGACATGCGGAAGAAGTAGCTCTCCTCCTGCAGGAGTTCGACCCCCCGCCCGCAGTCCGGGCAGTTCCCGTCCACAAGCTGGCGCTCCGTCCAGAAGGTCTCGCAGGGGCTGCAGTACCAGCCCTCGTAAGCGGCTTTATAGATGTCCCCCTGCTCGTGCAGGCGGGTGAAGAGGTCGGCCACCACCCGCTTGTGCCGGGGCTCGGTGGTGCGGATGAAGTCGGAGTACTCGATGCCGAGGGCCGCCCAGAGGCGCTTGAACCCGGCCACGATCTCGTCCACGTACTCCTGCGGCGACCGGCCGCGGCTCTTCGCCGCCCGTTCGATCTTCTGCCCGTGCTCGTCGGAGCCGGTCAGGAACCACACGTCGTGCCCCGTGAGGCGCTTGAAGCGGGCCACCGCGTCGGCGGCCACCGTGGTATAGGCATGCCCGATGTGCAGGTTGTCGCTCGGGTAGTAAATGGGCGTGGTGATGTAGAAAGTCGGCCTGGACACAGGCCATCCCTTCTTTCTTCCAAGAACTACCGACAATTCTAACCGAGCAAATTCTTGCTTGTCAAGCCACGCCTGGCACGCTCTCCCTTCTCCTGGCACCATCCTCCCTTGTCCAACATTGTTACCAAAAAATTGCGCAAACCTATTGACTTATCATGGAATGCTTGGTACCATTTACTTGCATTATCATGTAGTGTTTTGTCGAAACCAACATAGGAGGGGAGGGGAAGTATGAAATCGACAGGTATTGTGCGCAAAGTGGACGAGCTCGGCCGGGTGGTTATCCCGATAGAGCTGCGGCGGACTCTGGGCATCGAAGAAAAAGACGCCCTGGAAATTTACGTCGACAACGAGAAGATTATTCTCAAGAAATATGAGCCCGCCTGCGTCTTCTGCGGCAATGCCGCGGACGTCCAGCATTACCGCGGGAAGCTGGTATGCCGGGAATGCGCTGTGGCGATGTTCGAAAAGGCCAAGGCCATCTAGCCCTGGGCCTGGACAAGCCGGTAACAAGAAAGGGGATGCTCGTGCAGCATCCCCTTTTTATGCTGCCGCTTTTAAGTAAAGTGCCTGACCCCTCGTATAATTCAGTTGGAAACTCGGTCTGAACAATTGAGTTGAGGGCGTATCTCTGAGACAATCAACATAGCGTTGGTCGGGGCCGCTCTTTGACCCCTTGAGGCCCGGAGGAACCCGGTGACTTCTTAAGTAAGAGTGAGAACCTGAGTTCGGTGTGCATTTCTCACCGTGAGCTGAGCCGGCCGCCTACCCGGCCCCGGAGATCAGCAGCGCCGGGGGTGCACCCGTGTGGCAAGCGGTCGAGTTCTTATCGTCTGCGAGGTTGTTAACGCACCGAAACCTCAGGGATACGCCCCCATTCTAACCACGCGGGGAGGGTTGGGATAATTGAGTTCCATTTACTGTGGCATCGATGTCAGTGCTGACTCCTGCGTGGTCTGTTGTCTGGATCATACCGGCCAGGCCCTCGGGGCCACCAGGTCGTTTAGCAATGACCTGGTGGGGGCTGAGGAACTGGTCGCCTTCTTGGTAGCGTTGGCCAAAGAACATGAAGCTTCCGGTTTGGAGATCGGGCTTGAGGCCACCTCGGTTTACGGCATCCACCTGCGTGACTTTTTACTCGCTGCTCGAGAGCTGGCCGAATTCGCCGCTCAGGTTTACGAGATCAATCCGTACCTGGTGGCGAGCTTTAAGAAGGCCCTCCCGAAACGCCCCAAGACCGATCACCTCGATGCGGCCGCCATCGCCGAGCGGGTGCGCTTTGGGCATCTCCCGCCGTTTACACCGGTACGGGCGGTTACCAGTCCTCTTCTACAGCTGACACGTTTTCGCCTGCATATCGTGCAGACCTTAGCCCTGGAGCAGACCCGGGCGCGTAACTACATCTTTCTGAAGTTCTCGAACTACCACCGGGACAAGCCCTTCAGTTCTCTCTTCGGCAATTCCTCACTGGCAGTACTCACGGAGTATACCCCTGAGGAACTGCTGAACCTGGAGTTGGAAGACCTGGCCGCGTTTATTCTCAGCAACGGTAACCATAGTCTGAAAGACCCCAAGGAATACGCCCGCTCTTTGCAGGCCACGGCCCGACGGGCCTATCGCCTGCAGCCGCAGATGGGCTCGGCGGTGGAGACCGTGCTTGGCATGACGCTTGCCAACATTGACTTTTTCAAGGGCCAGATCCGTAAGCTGGACCAGCTTATCGGCCGCCATCTGAAGGCTATCCCGCAGACCCTGACCACGGTTCCCGGTATCGGTCCAGTGACCGCCGCCGGGATGATCGCGGAAATCGGGGACATCGCACGTTTCCCCAGTGAGAGGGCTTTGGCCCAGTATGCAGGCTTGACCTGGAGCCGCTACCAGTCCGGAAACTTCGATGCCGAGGATCGTTCACTATCAAAAACCGGCAACCGCTATCTTCGCTATTACCTGGTTGAGGCAGCCAACTCGTTGCGGGTGCATAACGAGGAGTACCGTGCCTACTACCAGACCAAGTATGGGGAGGTCCCCAAGCATCAACACAAACGGGCGTTGGTCTTAACGGCCCGAAAGCTGGTCCGCCTGGTCTATGCACTGCTGAGCAAAGGCCAAATCTATGGCAAGGGGCAGGTGAGCCTGTAAACCCTTCACTCCGATCTTAGGTTTACCATTTATTACCGGCTACCTTATCCTGTAGTTGGTCCAATCATTTGTTGCTTTCTTGAGATCGAATCTAATGATTTTCCAGTTTGACCCCCTTGACTGTTGCACCGTGAGTCTTACTTAAAACTTAGAACTGGAAGCGGGCGGCGCGCTCCATGTATTTCTCCAGGAGCGGGCTCTCCCCGGTGGCCAGGTACTCCCGGATGACGTCCGGGCGCCGGGCGCGCAGGCCCTCGTTAAGGATGGTCACCGCCAGGTGGGTCGGCGGCGGGAGCATGGTCTGGTCCTGGAAGACGACCTGCGAGGGCAGGATGCGCGTGTCCAGCATCAGGATGCCGAACAGGAGCGCGTGCACCTCCGGGGTGCGCATTTTCCGCCCGCCCGGCTCGGCGTTCGGGCAGTAAGGCAGCCGGAATTCGACGATTTTCCTCGGGAGGGTTATCCCGTGCTCCCGCTGGTACTTCTCGGCGACCTTCTCCAGGTCGCGCGTCCGGTTCTGCTTCTCGTAGTCATCCGGGTGCAGTACGTTGTAGACGCGGCAGCTTAACGGGCGCACCGGGTGGATCAGGCAGTTCTTGTCCTCGCCCAGGAACGGGCAGCCGACCCCCGGCTCGGCCAGTTCGAGATAGAAGAACTCAACGGCCTTGCGGATCAGCTCCTGGTGGCGGTCCCCAAGGTGGTCCCGGATATAGCGGTAAATATTCAGGTACTCGGCCAGCGCCGCCGGCGGCGGGTCTATGCAACACCGGCCGCAGCGCCGGCAGTCCCCGTCCGGCACCTGCGCATAAACTTTTTCCAGCGCCTCAAACATCCGGCTGCTTTCGGCGAAGGCCAGGGCCGAATAAACTTGCGAGATTGGCAACATGTCCTGCGCTCTCCCCTTTCCCACTGCACCATTCCAAAGAAATTCGCGCCGCACAATGCGACATCCTTCCGGCGACCTTTGCATCAGCGGCGCCGGATGGGGTAAAATCTTGGTATATGACCCCGAACATCCGTCTGAAGGGGGCCTGGCGCCTTGGGCTTTTCCTTCTTCGATATCTTCTGGATCATCTTCCTGCTCACGGCCATCATCCCGATGCTCCGCCAGCAGGCCATTGAGCGGACCCGACTCCGGCTCATCCACCAGATCGAACAAAAAAGAGGGTCCCGCGTCATCACCCTCATCCACCGTCAGGAACTCCTGAGCCTTCTCGGCATTCCCCTGACCCGGTTCATCAACATCGAGGACTCAGAGCAGGTCCTGCGGGCCATCCGGCTGACGCCCGACGACCTGCCGATCGACCTGGTGCTGCACACCCCGGGCGGGCTGGTCCTGGCCGCCGAACAGATCGCCCGCGCTCTCCAGAAGCACCCGGCCCGGGTAACGATCTTCGTGCCCCACTACGCGATGTCCGGCGGGACGATGATCTCCCTGGCCGCCGACGAAATCGTCATGGACGAAAATGCCGTCCTGGGCCCGGTCGACCCGCAACTCGGCAACTACCCCGCCGCATCTATTTTAGAGGCCGTGCGCCAGAAAGGCAAGGAAAAGGTCGACGACGAGACCCTGATCATGGCCGACATCTCGGCCAAGGCCTTGAACCAGGTAGAGGACTTCGTGCGGGAGTTGCTCTCGGACAAGATGAGCGCGGAGGACGCCCGGACCGTCGCCCGGGCGCTTTCCAGCGGCCAGTGGACGCATGACTACCCGATCACCTGCGAGAAGCTCTGCGGCCTGGGCCTGCCGGTGAGGAACGAAATGCCGCCGGAGGTCTACCAGTTAATGGAGCTTTATCCCCAGCCCGCCCAGCGCCGTCCCTCGGTGCAGTTCATCCCGGTCCCCTACCGCGGCCGAGAGGAAAACGGGCGGCGGGGCGGCAACGGGTAGAGCGCCGGGCGCGGACGGGCAGCCCGCACCCTTTCCCCGCCGGGTCCGGCTACGCGAATCAATGAGGGTAGGGGATCTCTCCCGGAGCGGCTTGCGGATCATCAACGGCTGTTAACGCCCCTCCAGCTCTATCAGGCCCGCGCCGGGGCAGGACGGCGGCGTGCCGTCCGGGCTCACGCAACTCACCTGCACCTTCGCCCGGTGCGGCAGGTAGTGCCAGACAAGGGCGCTGAAGTGTTCAATCGTCCCGGGCCGGGCCGCGTGCACCTGGCGGACCCGGACTCCATCGACCCACTCACTGGCCTTATACTCAAGTTCCCGGTCGAGATACGGTTTCACCGCATCGGCGATGTCCTCGTCGGCGTCCTCGAGGTATACCTGTTGACCGTCAAAACAGAGCTTGCCCCCCAGCCGTCCGCGGGTCAGAAAAGCGACCAGCAAAGCGATAACGCCTCCCTGTTTGTGTTTCCGGTTTGTGTCTAATATAACCCGCGAACCGGAATTTGACAAATCCCCCTCTACGGGCTTATGGGCCGGGGCTCGGCCTGCTGAAAGGTCTCGATGACCTTTTCGTCGAGCCAGTGGGTGGACGGCATCGCCTGCTCGGCGAAATACTTGACGATGCCGGAGTGGATCGCGAAGGCCACCCGGTCCTGGTAGGAGGGGTCCTGGAGCAGGCGGCGTTCCTTTGAATTCGTCAGGAAACCGACCTCCACGATCACCGCCGGCACGCTGCTCTCCCGGCAGAGGAAATAGTCGTTTTCCTTGGGCACCCGGCGGGTGTTCGCCAGGATACGCACCAGTTCGGCCTGGATGGCGTGGCTGAGCCTTTTTGCCGGCTCGGAACCGGGGCAGGAAAAGGTCTGAGCGCCATGCTGGCCGGGGTCGCTGAAGCTGTTGGCGTGGATGCTGACCATAACGTCCGCCCTGTGCTCCCGGGCCAGGGCGACGCGCCGGGCAAGATCCTCCCTCCGCACGGAGGAAAGGCGGCCGTCCTTCTCCCGCGTCATGACCACCTGCGCCCCTCCCTGGCGCAGGTAATCGGCCAGCCGCTTGGCGATGGCCAGGTTGATGTCCTTCTCCAGCACGCCGTCGGCGCGCATTCCACTGTCCGCGCCGCCGTGTCCGGCGTCGACGACGATCGTTTTGTTTACCAGGAGCCAGGACAGGGCGGCCACCGTCCGCCGCTGCAGGTACTGGTCCACCAGGCGGTAGCCCTGGAGGGCCAGCAGAATTCCGCCGATAAACAATGCCAGCAGGATGGCATGGCCCAGCCGCAGGCGGTATACGCCCCCGTAAAATGGCAAAATAAGACCCCCTTTCCAGTTACTCGTTAAAGAGTATGCTACTGGCAGGGGGCATATGAGCTTATGGAATGCGGTTTAACGCTTCGAGAACTGCGGTGCGCGGCGGGCCTTCTTCAGGCCATACTTGCGGCGTTCCTTCATCCGCGGGTCGCGGGTCAGGAATCCGGCCTTCTTGAGCACCGGGCGGAAGTTGGGGTCCGCCTGGATGAGCGCCCGGGCGATACCCAGCCGGACCGCGCCGGCCTGGCCGCTGATGCCGCCGCCAAGCACCCCGGCGCGGACGTTGAACCGCCCCGTCACGCCGGCCATCTCCAGCGGCTGGCGGACGATCATCTCCAGGGTCCGCCGGCCGAAGTATTGCCCGACGTCCCGGTTATTGACGCTGATATCGCCCTGACCCGGGGTAAGGAATACCCGGGCGATAGCGTTCTTCCTGCGACCGGTGCCGTAGAACTGTACCTGTGCCATTGCTTCTTTCTCCCTCCTCTACCGCGCCCAGACTTCCGGCCGTTGCGCCTCGTGCGGATGCTCGGCGCCCCGGTAGACCTTGAGCTTGCGCGCCATCCGGGCTCCCAGCCGGTTGTGGGGCAGCATCCCGACGACCGCCTTGCGGATGGCTTCCTCCGGCTTGCGCGCCATAAACTCGCGGTAGGTCATGGTCTTCAACCCCCCCGGATAACCCGAGTGGCGGTAATACATCTTCTTATCCAGCTTGTTGCCGGTGAGGACGCACTTCTCGGCATTGATAATGATTACGTGGTCACCCGTGTCCACGTGGGGCGTAAAGGTGGGCTTGTGCTTGCCCCTCAGGATAGCCGCCGCCTCAGTGGCCAGCCGGCCCAACGGCTTCCCCGCCGCGTCCAGGATGTACCATTTGCGTTCGATTTCTTCAGCCTTCGCCATATACGTGCTCAAGTAAGGTTACCTCCCGCAGATGCCTGCAACCAAAGTATTGCCAATTGAGAGTCATACATCCCTATTTTAATGAAGCCCCCAGGCGGTGTCAAGGGGAACTCCCGTACGCTGTCAGCACCTTCATTCTTAAAGTTGCCGCTGACCCCTTGACTTCCCTGTCCTGGGTCATTATACTTATTATAGATTTAGAAAGGTTCTAATGTGATAACCATGATAGATGTCCTGCAAAAACTTGGTTTGCGGGCCACGCCCCAGAGGCTGGCCATTCTGGCTCTCCTCGAGGGAAACACGAGCCATCCCTCGGCGGAGGAGATTTACGCCCAACTGAAGCCGCGGTTCCCGTCCCTGTCGCTGGCCACGGTCTACAACACCCTGGAGGCTCTGGCGAGAGGCGGCGTCCTGCAGGAAATCGACATCGACCCCGAGCGGCGGCGGTTCGACCCGAACCCCGCCCCGCACTGCCACTTCCGGTGCCTCCGCTGCGGGCGAGTGTTCGACTGGCCGGGGGTTCCGCCGGAAACACCCCGGCCCGAAGATGCCGCCGGGTTCCTGATCCAAAGGGCGACCGTCCACCTGTACGGCCTGTGCCCCGACTGTGCGCCCCCGGGAAATAAGGCGCCCGGTGGAGACAAAGAAGATTGAACCCCTGAACTACCCCGGGAGCGTGTTCCAGTACCTGGCCCTCGTCAGGCAACACAACCCGGAACTGGCCGCAGGGCTGGCGGACGCCCTCAAGGGGCGGGAGAAGACCCCGGCTTAAAACCCCGGGACGAGACCGGACGGTGGCCATAAAAAACCATCGATACTGGGAAAAATCAATTCAGATCTTTAAGGAGGCGTAAACGATGGAACTGGTCATTGAAAACAAGCTCGGGAGCGCGAAGGGAACCGTTGTGGAGGAGGCCGTGGCCGCCAACCGGCGCGGGGAAAGCATGGAGGTCGGGTGGTACCTGGCCGCCGCCCGCCAGGCGCAGCGGGAGGGATACCCGGAGATCGCGGAGGTCCTGAAGGCCATCGCCCTGGATGAGGCCTGGCACGCCGCCCGCTTCGCGGAACTGAACGGGGAGATCGGCGGCACACGGGAGAACCTGGAGAAGGCCCTGGCCGGCGAGCAAGCGGCCAACCGCCACAAGCGCGAGGCCGCCGTGAAGGCCAAGGAGAACAACATCGACGAAGCCCACGACGTCTTTGACGAGGCCGCCCGGGACGAGGCGCGCCACGCCCGCGCCCTGCAAGGCTTGTTACAGCGCTACTTCGGAGCACGCTGAAAGCGGTACACCCTGAGTTGAACGGGGGGCGGCACCGGGCCGCCCCCCGTTCCTTTTTCAAAACTGCAGAAGCCGCCATCGCACTCCAGTCGGAATTAGCACCCCCGGCTTAACCATTAGGACGGCTTACTCCTTTTTATGCCTTCTCCCGCCTGTTGCATCCATTAGAGGAAGTCCCTACACTACAATCAGCTATGTGAATGTGATCACTTGCACCTATAAGGAGGGGTTAAGAGTGTTTAAAGTCCTGTTCGCCACCGACGGCTCGGAGAACTCGATCCGCGCGGCCCGCCACCTCTGCCGCCTGGCCAAGGAGCATCCCGCAATGGCCGTCACGGTCGTCCACGTCGTGGACCCCACCCATACCCTGGCGGTCCCGGCCTGGACCAATCCCAAGGAGGTTGAGCAACAGGTCGAGGAGTGGGCCCGCGGCGCGATGCAGCGCACACTGAAGGTCTTCAAGGAGGCGGGAGTCGATGTCGAGTCAAGCATCGTCCACGGGAAAGCCGGTGAAACGATTGTCGAAATGGCCAAACGGCACGGATTTGATCAGATTGTCCTCGGCACGCGCGGTCAGACCAGGCCTCACGGGCTGGTATTGGGGACGGTCAGCCAGCAGGTTATGCACCTTACGGAAACACCGCTGACCCTGGTCAAATAGAGGCGTCTGGGAGCCCGAAGTCGATCTGCCGGGACTCAACGCTCGCCCGCAGGACGCGGACCGCAACCTCGTCCCCCAGGCGATAGACCTTGCCCGTGCGCTGGCCGACCAGGCGGTAGCCCTTTTCCTCGTAAGTGTAGTAGTCGTCGGTCAGGTTGGTCATGCTGACCAGGCCCTCGACTGTGTTCTCGAGTTCGACGAACATGCCGAAGGGGGTCACGCCGCTGATGATCCCCGGGAAGACCTGCCCGATCTTGTCCTGCATGTAGGCCGCTTTCTTCAGGTCCATGGCCTCGCGCTCGGCCTCGACGGCCAGGCGCTCCTGATCCGAGGAATGCCGGGCGAGTTCCGGCAGGCGCGTCTTGAGGGCCTTCGCACGCTTCGCGGACAGGCCTCCCTCGAGCACCTCGCGGATAATACGGTGGATCAGGAGGTCCGGGTACCGCCTGATCGGCGAGGTGAAGTGGGTGTAGTCCGGGGAGGCCAGGCCGAAGTGCCCGAGCTGCTCGGTAGCGTACCGCGCCTGCTTCATTGACCGCAGGGTGACGGCGTTGACCAGCCGCTCCTCCTTTTTGCCCGCCACCTGGTCCAGGACACGCTGCAGCGCGCCGGGCTTGACCTCCGGGAAGCCCCGGACGGCATAGCCCAGGGTGTGCAGGAGGTCCTGCAGGCTCTGTAACTTTGCGGGGTCAGGGCGCTCATGGACGCGGTAGACAAAGGGCACCCCGAGCACGCGGAAGTGGCGGGCCACCACCTCGTTCGTGATGAGCATGAACTCCTCGATGATCTGCTCGGCGATGCTGCGCTCCACCCGGTAGAGTTCCACAGGGCGGCCCAGCTCGTCGAGCTTCACTTTGGCCTCGGGAAGGTTGAAGTCGATGGCGCCCTTGCGGAAGCGCCGCTCGCGCAGGGTGAGGGCCAGCCGCTCCATCTGGCGGAAGTGTTCCACCAGCGGCGCATAGCGCTCGGTGACGGCCGGGTCTTCGTCGCGCAGGATCTTCCGCACGCTGGTGTAGGTCATGCGCTCGGTCGTGCGGATCACCGACGGGAAGATCTCGTAGTCGACGACCTCCCCGCGCCCGTCGACCTCCATCACCACCGACATCGTCAGGCGGTCCACCCGGGGATTCAGGCTGCAGATCCCGTTAGAGAGGCGTGGCGGCAGCATCGGGATGACCATGCCGGGCAGGTAGAAGCTCGTGCCCCGCTTCGCCGCCTCCCGGTCCAGGGCGCCGCCCTCGCGCACATAGTAGCCGACGTCGGCGATGTGTACGCCGAGCCGCCAGCGGTCCGGCCTGAGAACCTCCAGGCTGACGGCGTCGTCCAGGTCCCTGGCGTCCTCCCCGTCGATGGTCACGATGGTCCAGGAACGCAGGTCGCGCCGCCCGTCCAGGTCGGCCTCGCTGATGGTCTCCGGCACGCTTTCGGCCTCGGCCACGACCTTGCGGGGGAACTCCTCCGGCAGCCCGAAGCGGCGGCAGAGGGCCAGGATGTCCATCCCCGGCGCGTCGGCGGGGCCGAGGACCTCCATCACCTTCCCCTCCGGGCCGCGTTTCGGCGCCGGCCAGGCGGTGATGGCCGCCACCACCTTGTCCCCGGACCTGGCGCCGTTATGCCGCCCCGGAGGGATGAGGACGTCGTAGGGCAGGCGGACCTCGTCGCAGACGACGAAGGCGTGCTTGCCG is a window encoding:
- the cobO gene encoding cob(I)yrinic acid a,c-diamide adenosyltransferase; translated protein: MSKPKDSVRRGLVMVFTGDGKGKTTAALGLGLRAWGQGMRVLVLQFLKSPSWPAGEREAVRRLEGFEIRPLGLGFVRGRGEDELRPHREAARQALTVAREAVAGGEWDLVVLDEIFVALSLGLLAEEDLHAILDARSPSLHLALTGRGAPETVVTRADLVTEMREVKHHYTHGIKAQKGIEY
- a CDS encoding ATP-dependent Clp protease proteolytic subunit, whose product is MGFSFFDIFWIIFLLTAIIPMLRQQAIERTRLRLIHQIEQKRGSRVITLIHRQELLSLLGIPLTRFINIEDSEQVLRAIRLTPDDLPIDLVLHTPGGLVLAAEQIARALQKHPARVTIFVPHYAMSGGTMISLAADEIVMDENAVLGPVDPQLGNYPAASILEAVRQKGKEKVDDETLIMADISAKALNQVEDFVRELLSDKMSAEDARTVARALSSGQWTHDYPITCEKLCGLGLPVRNEMPPEVYQLMELYPQPAQRRPSVQFIPVPYRGREENGRRGGNG
- a CDS encoding IS110 family transposase, with product MSSIYCGIDVSADSCVVCCLDHTGQALGATRSFSNDLVGAEELVAFLVALAKEHEASGLEIGLEATSVYGIHLRDFLLAARELAEFAAQVYEINPYLVASFKKALPKRPKTDHLDAAAIAERVRFGHLPPFTPVRAVTSPLLQLTRFRLHIVQTLALEQTRARNYIFLKFSNYHRDKPFSSLFGNSSLAVLTEYTPEELLNLELEDLAAFILSNGNHSLKDPKEYARSLQATARRAYRLQPQMGSAVETVLGMTLANIDFFKGQIRKLDQLIGRHLKAIPQTLTTVPGIGPVTAAGMIAEIGDIARFPSERALAQYAGLTWSRYQSGNFDAEDRSLSKTGNRYLRYYLVEAANSLRVHNEEYRAYYQTKYGEVPKHQHKRALVLTARKLVRLVYALLSKGQIYGKGQVSL
- a CDS encoding TatD family hydrolase, coding for MLTDTHAHLDDKKFAPDLHEVVRRAQEAGVTTILTVASGLSSASASVALAERFPFIWAAVGVHPHEAAAAPKDYLSRVADLARHPKVVAVGEIGLDYHYDFSPRPVQREVFQAQMELAHELGRPVIVHSREAGEDTLAILREAGHGRGVMHCFSGDRAMAGECLDLGYHISFAGVITFPRSEALRQVAASVPLDRLLVETDCPYLAPVPKRGRRNEPAFVVYTARAVAELRGMTLDELAARTTANARALFGFS
- the metG gene encoding methionine--tRNA ligase, which encodes MSRPTFYITTPIYYPSDNLHIGHAYTTVAADAVARFKRLTGHDVWFLTGSDEHGQKIERAAKSRGRSPQEYVDEIVAGFKRLWAALGIEYSDFIRTTEPRHKRVVADLFTRLHEQGDIYKAAYEGWYCSPCETFWTERQLVDGNCPDCGRGVELLQEESYFFRMSRYADRLLAYIEEHPDFIQPVTRRNEVVSFVRMGLEDLCVSRTTFDWGIPVPFDPKHVVYVWVDALTNYISALDYGSEDDSLYRRFWPADVHLVGKDIVRFHCIIWPIILMAAGIPLPKRVVGHGWLLLEGGKMSKSKGNVIDPLVLIDKYGVDAIRYYLLREMPFGADAYYSEEALRNRINIDLANDLGNLLSRTTAMINKYLGGVLEAPVRGDDPLDEDLIGTALQAPGEVARLVDNLELANALTAAWKLVSRANKYIEETSPWSLAKDPAKRERLVTVLYNLAEAYRFITVLLTPFMPGFAPRAWAQLGLSERADLHTWDSLVWGKTPAGTRQNRGVPLFPRLETKE
- a CDS encoding YkgJ family cysteine cluster protein; this translates as MLPISQVYSALAFAESSRMFEALEKVYAQVPDGDCRRCGRCCIDPPPAALAEYLNIYRYIRDHLGDRHQELIRKAVEFFYLELAEPGVGCPFLGEDKNCLIHPVRPLSCRVYNVLHPDDYEKQNRTRDLEKVAEKYQREHGITLPRKIVEFRLPYCPNAEPGGRKMRTPEVHALLFGILMLDTRILPSQVVFQDQTMLPPPTHLAVTILNEGLRARRPDVIREYLATGESPLLEKYMERAARFQF
- a CDS encoding AbrB/MazE/SpoVT family DNA-binding domain-containing protein; amino-acid sequence: MKSTGIVRKVDELGRVVIPIELRRTLGIEEKDALEIYVDNEKIILKKYEPACVFCGNAADVQHYRGKLVCRECAVAMFEKAKAI